A genomic region of Blattabacterium cuenoti contains the following coding sequences:
- the hisB gene encoding bifunctional histidinol-phosphatase/imidazoleglycerol-phosphate dehydratase HisB has translation MKRILFIDRDGTIIQESPPTYQIDSLEKLNFYPRVIFFLTKIAHELNYDFVMVTNQDGLGTDKFPEKNFWPIHNHILKILKTEGIHFSSIHIDRTFPEENSSTRKPGIGMLTSYFHLDYNLENSFVIGDRLTDVLLAKNLGCKSIWINPHLLVEEKNLSIEKKSLEKVIALETDNWERIYEYLKSVSTKKIFQHKRKTLETDVKITIQPYGKGKAEIQTGLGFLDHLLEQMAFHSLIDLNIHTIGDLEVDEHHTIEDTAITLGEIFYQSIDKRGIERYGFFTLPMDDCLATVALDLGGRSQLTWNAKFIRDKIGKVPTEMFIHFFKSFSSSAKCNLYVHAIGRNDHHKIESIFKAFARAIKMAIKMTNNKKLPSSKGML, from the coding sequence ATGAAAAGAATATTATTTATTGATAGAGATGGAACTATCATCCAAGAATCCCCACCTACTTATCAAATTGATTCTCTTGAAAAGCTGAATTTTTACCCAAGAGTTATATTTTTTTTAACCAAAATAGCTCATGAATTAAATTATGATTTTGTAATGGTTACCAATCAAGATGGATTAGGAACGGATAAATTTCCTGAAAAAAATTTTTGGCCTATACATAATCATATTCTAAAAATATTAAAAACGGAAGGAATTCATTTTTCTTCTATTCATATAGATAGAACTTTTCCAGAAGAAAATTCTTCTACAAGAAAACCTGGAATAGGAATGCTAACTTCTTATTTTCATTTGGATTACAATCTTGAAAATTCGTTTGTTATTGGAGATAGATTAACTGATGTGTTGTTAGCTAAAAATTTAGGATGTAAATCTATATGGATCAATCCTCATCTTCTTGTAGAAGAAAAAAACTTATCTATAGAAAAAAAATCCTTAGAAAAGGTCATCGCGTTAGAAACCGATAATTGGGAAAGAATTTATGAATATTTAAAATCTGTATCTACTAAAAAAATTTTTCAACATAAACGAAAAACATTAGAAACAGATGTAAAAATAACTATTCAACCTTATGGAAAAGGAAAAGCAGAAATACAAACAGGATTGGGTTTTTTAGATCATCTTTTGGAACAAATGGCTTTTCACAGTCTTATTGATCTAAATATTCATACAATAGGAGACCTTGAGGTAGATGAACATCATACCATTGAAGATACAGCAATTACTTTAGGAGAAATTTTTTATCAATCTATAGATAAACGAGGAATAGAACGTTATGGTTTTTTTACTCTTCCTATGGATGACTGTTTGGCTACAGTTGCATTAGATCTTGGAGGTAGAAGTCAATTAACTTGGAATGCAAAATTTATTAGAGACAAGATAGGGAAAGTTCCTACGGAAATGTTTATTCATTTTTTTAAATCTTTTTCATCATCTGCAAAATGTAATCTTTATGTTCACGCTATTGGGAGAAATGATCATCATAAGATAGAATCTATTTTTAAAGCTTTTGCTAGAGCTATTAAAATGGCCATAAAAATGACCAATAATAAAAAATTACCTAGTTCTAAAGGCATGTTGTAA
- the hisC gene encoding histidinol-phosphate transaminase encodes MNSNNFDLKSLIRDNILNVDPYLSAREEYSQGKNSIFLDANENSFGAPLSFYNSYNRYPDPLQKELKRRISEVKNIPSSKIFLGNGSDEIIDLIYRIFSRPKIDHSIIFPPTYGMYEVSGKIHGVDVVKVFLTENEYQLNLKQIEKTINQYSKIIFICSPNNPTGNDLKKKDIQNIINKFTGIVVLDEAYIDFSDQESFSLEIDQYPNLIVLQTLSKSWGLAGLRIGIAITSENIIQWMNKIKHPYNVSNISQKIAIQALDNKDLFFYYLKSILSERKYMEEALSKIPIIQKVYPSSSNFLLVKVSFSSKNLYRYLIEKNIVVRDRSKIILCNECLRITIGTHEENEYLIDQIKEYSENCI; translated from the coding sequence ATGAATAGTAATAATTTTGATTTAAAATCTTTAATTCGGGACAACATTCTGAATGTGGATCCTTATTTATCTGCTAGAGAAGAATACAGCCAAGGAAAGAATTCCATTTTTTTAGATGCAAATGAGAATTCTTTTGGAGCTCCTTTATCTTTTTATAATTCATATAACAGATATCCAGATCCATTACAGAAAGAATTAAAAAGAAGAATATCTGAGGTGAAAAATATTCCTTCATCTAAAATATTTTTGGGAAATGGAAGTGATGAAATTATTGATTTAATTTATCGTATTTTTTCTCGTCCAAAAATAGATCATTCTATTATTTTTCCTCCTACTTATGGAATGTATGAAGTAAGTGGAAAAATTCATGGAGTAGATGTAGTCAAAGTTTTTTTAACTGAGAATGAATATCAATTAAATTTGAAACAAATAGAAAAGACTATTAATCAATACAGCAAAATAATTTTTATTTGTTCTCCGAATAATCCGACTGGAAATGATTTGAAAAAAAAAGATATTCAAAATATTATAAATAAATTTACAGGAATCGTTGTTTTGGATGAAGCTTATATTGATTTTTCAGATCAAGAATCTTTTTCTCTAGAAATAGATCAATATCCTAATTTAATCGTTTTGCAAACGCTTTCTAAATCTTGGGGATTGGCTGGATTAAGAATAGGAATAGCTATTACTTCTGAGAATATTATTCAATGGATGAATAAAATTAAACATCCCTATAATGTCAGTAATATTTCGCAAAAAATAGCTATTCAGGCACTTGATAATAAAGATCTATTTTTTTACTACTTAAAAAGTATCCTTTCAGAAAGGAAATATATGGAGGAGGCATTAAGTAAAATTCCTATTATACAAAAAGTTTATCCTAGTTCCTCCAATTTCTTACTAGTTAAAGTTTCCTTTTCATCAAAAAACCTTTATAGATATTTGATAGAAAAAAATATTGTAGTTAGAGATCGTTCAAAAATCATTTTGTGTAATGAATGTTTAAGAATCACAATAGGAACTCATGAAGAAAATGAATATTTAATAGATCAAATCAAAGAATACTCTGAAAATTGTATTTAA
- the hisG gene encoding ATP phosphoribosyltransferase produces MDKLKIAIQKSGRLYEDSIKLLKDCSIEINIGIDKLKTTALNFPLEILFLRDDDIPQYLEDGVADIGIVGKNVLLEKRKKIQIKETLGFGKCRLSIAVPKSLIYKNINDLNGKRIATSYPFLVREFFEKKYIKAEIHEISGAVEIAPGIGLADCICDLVSSGSTLFMNGLKEVETILQSEAVLASHLHLGSPQNIIMDKLLFRIRAVKKAKNNKYILLNVPNERLEKIISYLPGIKSPAILPLANSECSSVHSVVNENDFWGIVENLKALGAQDILVLPIEKIIL; encoded by the coding sequence ATGGATAAACTTAAAATAGCTATTCAAAAATCAGGTCGTCTTTATGAGGACTCCATCAAGTTGCTTAAAGATTGCAGCATTGAGATTAATATTGGTATAGATAAATTAAAGACAACAGCTCTTAATTTCCCGCTGGAAATCCTTTTTCTACGAGATGATGATATTCCTCAATATTTAGAAGATGGAGTAGCGGATATAGGAATTGTAGGAAAAAATGTGCTTTTAGAGAAAAGAAAAAAAATACAAATAAAAGAAACTTTGGGATTTGGAAAATGTCGTCTTTCCATAGCAGTTCCTAAATCTTTGATATACAAAAATATAAATGATTTAAATGGAAAACGTATTGCAACTAGTTATCCTTTTTTAGTTAGAGAATTTTTCGAAAAAAAATATATCAAAGCGGAAATTCACGAAATATCTGGGGCAGTAGAAATTGCTCCTGGAATAGGATTAGCAGATTGTATTTGTGATTTAGTGAGTAGCGGTTCTACACTTTTCATGAATGGATTAAAAGAAGTAGAAACCATCCTTCAATCTGAAGCTGTTCTCGCATCTCATCTTCATTTGGGATCACCACAAAACATCATCATGGATAAACTTCTATTTAGAATACGAGCTGTAAAAAAAGCTAAAAACAACAAATATATTCTTTTAAATGTCCCTAATGAACGATTAGAAAAAATAATATCTTATCTTCCAGGAATTAAAAGTCCAGCTATTCTTCCATTAGCAAATTCAGAATGTAGTTCTGTGCATTCTGTAGTCAATGAAAATGATTTTTGGGGAATTGTAGAAAATTTAAAAGCGCTTGGGGCACAAGATATATTAGTACTTCCAATAGAAAAAATTATACTTTAA
- the hisH gene encoding imidazole glycerol phosphate synthase subunit HisH encodes MKTIIVKYPAGNVQSVLFSLERIGVEAIVTDSPKYIQNAEKIILPGVGEANFAMKYLREKKLDIIISKLEQPVLGICLGMQLLCKYSEESSTTCIGVFDLFVKKFHSENKNEKIPQIGWNTIHKLKGPLFENIPDGSYQYFVHSYYAPLGKNTVAKTDYIISYSAAIQKKNFYAVQFHPEKSSYVGHKILENFIRL; translated from the coding sequence ATGAAAACGATTATTGTAAAATATCCTGCTGGAAATGTTCAATCTGTTCTTTTTTCTTTGGAAAGAATAGGAGTAGAAGCTATTGTTACCGATTCACCAAAATATATTCAAAATGCAGAGAAAATTATTCTGCCTGGAGTAGGAGAAGCTAATTTTGCTATGAAATACTTGAGAGAAAAAAAATTAGATATAATAATATCTAAATTAGAACAACCTGTACTAGGAATATGTCTGGGAATGCAATTGCTATGCAAGTATTCAGAAGAAAGTAGTACTACTTGCATAGGGGTTTTTGATTTGTTCGTGAAAAAATTTCATTCAGAAAATAAAAATGAAAAAATTCCTCAAATTGGTTGGAATACAATTCACAAGCTAAAAGGACCTTTATTTGAAAATATTCCAGATGGAAGTTATCAATATTTTGTTCATAGTTATTATGCCCCTTTGGGAAAAAATACCGTAGCTAAAACAGATTATATCATCTCGTATAGTGCTGCAATACAAAAAAAAAACTTTTATGCTGTACAATTTCATCCAGAGAAATCTTCTTATGTAGGACATAAAATATTGGAAAACTTTATTCGATTATAA
- the hisD gene encoding histidinol dehydrogenase, with amino-acid sequence MDIQVYIHPPFKTWKFIIKRSIRDVSRLSDFVLPIINNVKLYGDIALKSYTKKYDHVNLKHIQITEEEINKSSKNISDCLKKSIEVAYENIQSFHKQQIQKESKIEVFPGVICWRKSVPIEKVGLYIPGGSAPLLSTVLMLGVPSKLAGCEDIILCTPPNRNGEIDSSILYTAKYIGINRIYKIGGAQAIAAMAYGTESVPSVYKIFGPGNSYVTLAKQIVAQKGIVSIDMPAGPSEVVILADQTANPEYVASDLISQSEHDPESYILLITISISCMEKIKKELKKQLTSFSTRQNIMKKSLEKSKMIVLSSLEESIDLINQVAPEHLIINCHNASYWGGKIKNAGSVFLGNYSPVSVGDYASGTNHVLPTYGYAKSYSGVSVDSFIKKITFQKISKKGLRGLSKCVSVLSSTEGLIAHKKSIDIRLKNE; translated from the coding sequence ATGGACATTCAAGTGTACATACATCCTCCATTCAAAACATGGAAATTTATTATAAAAAGATCTATACGAGATGTTTCTAGATTGAGTGATTTTGTCTTACCTATTATAAATAATGTAAAACTATACGGAGATATAGCTCTAAAAAGCTATACAAAAAAATATGATCATGTGAATTTAAAACATATTCAAATTACGGAAGAAGAAATAAATAAATCCAGTAAAAACATTTCAGATTGTTTGAAAAAATCTATTGAAGTAGCATATGAAAATATCCAATCTTTTCATAAACAACAAATACAGAAAGAATCAAAAATAGAAGTTTTTCCAGGAGTTATTTGTTGGAGAAAATCTGTTCCTATAGAAAAAGTCGGTTTGTATATTCCTGGAGGTTCTGCACCTTTATTATCTACTGTATTAATGTTAGGAGTTCCTAGTAAATTAGCTGGTTGCGAAGATATTATTTTATGCACTCCTCCAAATAGAAATGGAGAAATAGATTCATCCATTTTATATACAGCTAAATATATAGGAATCAATCGGATATATAAAATAGGAGGAGCTCAAGCTATTGCAGCTATGGCATATGGAACTGAAAGTGTTCCTTCTGTTTATAAAATATTTGGTCCAGGAAACTCTTATGTTACATTAGCTAAACAAATTGTAGCACAAAAAGGAATAGTATCTATAGATATGCCGGCTGGACCTTCAGAAGTGGTTATTTTAGCAGATCAAACAGCAAATCCAGAGTATGTGGCTTCTGATTTAATTTCTCAATCAGAACATGATCCAGAAAGTTATATTCTTCTAATTACCATAAGTATATCCTGTATGGAAAAAATAAAAAAAGAATTAAAAAAACAATTAACTAGTTTTTCCACTAGACAAAATATTATGAAAAAATCATTGGAAAAAAGCAAAATGATTGTTCTTTCTTCTTTGGAAGAAAGCATTGATTTGATCAATCAAGTGGCTCCAGAACATTTAATCATTAATTGTCATAATGCTTCTTATTGGGGTGGGAAAATAAAAAATGCTGGATCTGTATTTTTGGGTAATTATTCTCCAGTCAGTGTGGGCGATTATGCTTCTGGAACCAATCATGTGCTTCCTACTTATGGTTATGCAAAGTCTTATAGTGGAGTATCTGTAGATAGTTTTATCAAAAAAATAACTTTTCAAAAGATTTCTAAAAAAGGATTACGAGGTTTATCAAAATGTGTTAGTGTTCTATCTTCTACAGAAGGCTTAATAGCACATAAAAAATCTATTGATATTCGATTAAAAAATGAATGA